A single region of the Musa acuminata AAA Group cultivar baxijiao chromosome BXJ1-11, Cavendish_Baxijiao_AAA, whole genome shotgun sequence genome encodes:
- the LOC103970610 gene encoding MYB31 transcription factor31, with translation MGRSPCCEKAHTNKGAWTKEEDERLIAHIRAHGEGGWRTLPRAAGLLRCGKSCRLRWINYLRPDLKRGNFTQEEDETIINLHRLLGNRWSLIAARLPGRTDNEIKNYWNTHIRRKLLSRGVDPITHRPIDERAPSTIAISSERKEEVQQQQQQQSSSDESSAQRQQAPKCPDLNLELCISPPLLRREPSFQLQLGITDSATE, from the exons ATGGGGAGGTCTCCATGCTGTGAGAAAGCTCACACCAACAAGGGCGCCTGGACCAAGGAAGAGGACGAGCGCCTCATCGCCCACATCCGAGCCCATGGCGAGGGCGGATGGCGTACCCTCCCGAGGGCCGCCGGCCTCCTGCGGTGCGGCAAGAGCTGCCGTCTCCGCTGGATCAACTATCTCCGCCCCGACCTCAAGCGCGGCAACTTCACCCAGGAAGAGGATGAGACCATCATCAACCTCCACCGTCTACTGGGCAACAG ATGGTCACTGATAGCCGCGAGACTGCCGGGGAGAACAGATAACGAGataaagaactactggaacacacACATCAGGAGGAAGTTATTGAGCAGAGGTGTGGACCCTATAACTCACCGGCCGATCGACGAGCGTGCGCCATCAACCATCGCAATCTCATCGGAGAGGAAAGAAGAGGtgcaacaacaacagcagcagcagagtAGCAGTGACGAGTCATCGGCACAGCGGCAACAAGCCCCCAAGTGTCCCGACCTTAATTTGGAGCTCTGCATCAGCCCTCCTCTTCTTCGTCGAGAGCCTTCATTTCAGCTGCAGCTTGGGATCACAGATTCGGCAACGGAGTGA
- the LOC135597044 gene encoding proteasome subunit alpha type-7-like — MARYDRAITVFSPDGHLFQVEYALEAVRKGNAAVGVRGTDTVVLGVEKKSTPKLQDSRSVRKIVSLDTHIALACAGLKADARVLINRARIECQSHRLTVEDPVTVEYITRYIAGLQQKYTQSGGVRPFGLSTLIVGFDPYTGVPALYQTDPSGTFSAWKANATGRNSNSMREFLEKNYKETSGQETVKLAIRTLLEVVESGGKNIEIAVLTKEHGLRQLDEAEIDAIVAEIEAEKAAAEAAKKAPSKDT, encoded by the exons ATGGCCCGCTACGACCGCGCCATCACCGTCTTCTCCCCCGATGGCCACCTCTTCCAGGTCGAGTACGCCCTCGAGGCCGTCCGCAAGGGCAACGCCGCCGTCGGCGTCCGCGGCACCGACACGGTCGTCCTCGGCGTCGAGAAGAAATCCACCCCCAAGCTCCAAGACTCCCG ATCAGTGCGCAAGATCGTGAGCCTGGACACGCACATCGCGCTGGCGTGCGCGGGCCTCAAGGCCGATGCCCGCGTGCTTATCAACCGCGCCCGCATCGAGTGCCAGAGTCACCGGCTCACCGTCGAGGACCCCGTCACGGTCGAGTACATCACCCGCTACATCGCCGGCTTGCAGCAGAAGTACACCCAGAGCGGCGGCGTCCGGCCCTTCGGTCTCTCCACCCTCATCGTTGGCTTCGATCCCTACACCGGCGTCCCAGCGCTCTACCAGACCGACCCCTCGGGGACCTTCTCGGCCTGGAAGGCCAACGCTACTGGGAGAAACTCCAACTCCATGCGGGAGTTCCTGGAGAAGAACTACAAGGAGACCTCCGGGCAGGAGACAGTCAAGCTGGCCATCAGAACGCTGCTTGAA GTTGTTGAGAGCGGTGGAAAGAACATAGAAATTGCTGTATTGACCAAAGAGCATGGTCTTCGTCAACTTGATGAAGCTGAAATTGATGCAATTGTTGCTGAGATAGAGGCAGAGAAAGCTGCAGCTGAGGCTGCAAAGAAGGCCCCTTCAAAAGATACCTAA